In Drosophila miranda strain MSH22 chromosome Y unlocalized genomic scaffold, D.miranda_PacBio2.1 Contig_Y3_pilon, whole genome shotgun sequence, a single window of DNA contains:
- the LOC117194507 gene encoding uncharacterized protein LOC117194507, which produces MRPPNYAHYASREFQEWRGSCWRSSSVGLIAGFIGIKLLLFVAISRRRLIRRFRSRHWILHLETYLGPHKALHRSIGCRRPYPYPAHRPIWLLLLLYWRLLELLLLLLQPIWF; this is translated from the exons ATGAGGCCTCCAAATTACGCCCATTATGCCTCAAGAGAGTTCCaggagtggcgaggcagctgctggaggagcagcTCTGTCGGTTTAATAGCAG GTTTTATTGGCATTAAACTTCTGCTATTTGTCGCAATCAGTAGACGCCGTTTAATCCGTCGCTTTCGGAGTCGCCACTGGATTCTCCATTTAGAAACCTACCTAGGTCCTCATAAGGCTCTTCATCGGTCCATTGGCTGTCGTCGTCCATATCCATATCCGGCTCACCGTCCGAtatggctactgctgctgctgtattggcggctattggaactgctgctgctgttgctgcagccaATTTG GTTTTGA